A genomic region of Pseudomonas migulae contains the following coding sequences:
- a CDS encoding IclR family transcriptional regulator gives MTEDTIKRRARGLDRAFDILDFLKEIGQPLRPNEIASGIGSPKSTVYELVASLLERRILEPVGKDGHVYLGRQLYFLGQAHLRHFDLTREADHALQEIVSQTRETAQMCLLNGRKYTVALMKEGERHFRISSDIGENAPIPWTASGRLLLAHLSDQAIIDLIDHDDFILPNGERLPLEQFLGEIRQAGIDGFFSFDSVADTFTHCFAAPVKDPNGIAIATLCIVAPRADAKNNYNDYRRVLIDSANSLARRINE, from the coding sequence ATGACCGAAGACACCATCAAGCGCCGGGCTCGCGGTCTGGACCGGGCGTTCGATATCCTCGATTTCCTCAAGGAGATCGGCCAGCCCCTGCGCCCGAATGAAATCGCCAGCGGCATCGGCAGCCCCAAATCCACGGTCTACGAACTGGTGGCCTCGCTGCTGGAACGACGGATTCTCGAGCCCGTGGGCAAGGACGGTCACGTCTACCTCGGCCGTCAGCTGTACTTCCTCGGCCAGGCGCACTTGCGTCATTTCGACCTCACCCGCGAGGCCGATCATGCCTTGCAGGAGATCGTCAGCCAGACCCGCGAAACCGCGCAGATGTGCCTGCTCAACGGTCGCAAATACACCGTGGCCCTGATGAAAGAGGGCGAGCGGCATTTCCGCATTTCCTCGGACATCGGCGAGAATGCGCCGATCCCCTGGACCGCTTCCGGACGCCTGCTGCTGGCGCACTTGAGCGACCAGGCAATCATCGACCTGATCGACCACGACGACTTCATCCTGCCCAACGGCGAACGCCTGCCGCTGGAGCAGTTTCTCGGTGAAATCCGTCAGGCCGGTATCGATGGGTTCTTCTCCTTCGATAGCGTCGCCGACACCTTCACCCATTGCTTCGCCGCACCGGTCAAAGACCCGAACGGCATTGCCATTGCGACCCTGTGCATCGTCGCGCCACGGGCCGATGCCAAGAACAATTACAACGACTATCGCCGGGTGCTGATCGACAGCGCCAACAGCCTCGCCCGGCGTATCAACGAATAA
- a CDS encoding RidA family protein, whose amino-acid sequence MSITRYGTGSTAAGGQPRPFARAVEADGWLHVSGQVPALDGEIITGGIVEQTHQTMKNLIAILEEAGYGLEDVVRAGVWLEDPRDFTSFNKVFSEYFKPEHAPARACVQANMMVDCKVEIDCIAYKKKA is encoded by the coding sequence ATGAGCATTACTCGTTACGGCACCGGCAGCACCGCCGCTGGCGGTCAGCCTCGCCCTTTCGCCCGCGCCGTTGAAGCCGATGGCTGGCTGCACGTGTCCGGGCAAGTGCCGGCGCTGGATGGCGAGATCATTACTGGTGGCATCGTCGAACAGACTCACCAGACCATGAAGAACCTGATCGCGATTCTCGAAGAGGCCGGTTATGGCCTGGAAGATGTGGTGCGTGCGGGTGTGTGGCTGGAGGATCCGCGGGATTTCACCAGTTTCAACAAGGTCTTCTCCGAGTACTTCAAACCCGAACACGCACCGGCCCGGGCCTGCGTGCAGGCGAACATGATGGTGGATTGCAAGGTTGAGATCGACTGCATTGCGTACAAGAAAAAGGCTTGA
- a CDS encoding amino acid ABC transporter ATP-binding protein, translating into MTQPQVSNAQNEQPLLDIRGLHKKYGQLEVLKGVDLTMQRGNVVTLIGSSGSGKTTLLRCVNMLEEFQGGQIMLDGESIGYDEIGGKRVRHPEKVIARHRAMTGMAFQQFNLFPHLTALQNVTLGLLKVKKLHKDEAVALAEKWLERVGLLERRDHYPGQLSGGQQQRVAIARAIAMNPSLMLFDEVTSALDPELVGEVLSVIKGLAEDGMTMLLVTHEMRFAFEVSDKIVFMNQGRIEEQGPPKELFERPQSPRLAEFLKNTRF; encoded by the coding sequence ATGACTCAACCTCAAGTTTCGAACGCGCAAAATGAGCAACCCCTGCTGGACATTCGCGGGTTGCACAAAAAATACGGCCAGCTCGAAGTGCTCAAGGGCGTCGACCTGACCATGCAGCGCGGCAACGTGGTCACGCTGATCGGTTCCAGCGGTTCGGGCAAGACCACGCTGCTGCGCTGCGTGAACATGCTCGAAGAATTCCAGGGCGGGCAGATCATGCTCGATGGCGAGTCCATCGGTTATGACGAGATCGGCGGCAAGCGCGTACGGCACCCGGAAAAAGTCATCGCCCGGCATCGGGCCATGACCGGCATGGCGTTCCAGCAGTTCAATCTGTTCCCGCACCTGACCGCGCTGCAGAACGTCACCCTCGGTCTGCTCAAGGTCAAGAAGCTGCACAAGGACGAGGCCGTAGCCCTGGCGGAAAAATGGCTGGAGCGGGTCGGCCTGCTGGAGCGGCGTGATCACTATCCGGGCCAGTTGTCCGGCGGCCAGCAGCAGCGTGTAGCGATTGCCCGGGCAATTGCGATGAACCCGAGCCTGATGCTGTTCGACGAAGTCACCTCCGCCCTCGACCCGGAACTGGTGGGCGAAGTGTTGAGCGTGATCAAGGGCCTGGCCGAAGACGGCATGACCATGCTGTTGGTGACCCACGAAATGCGCTTCGCGTTCGAGGTCTCGGACAAGATCGTTTTCATGAATCAGGGGCGGATCGAAGAGCAGGGGCCACCCAAGGAGCTGTTCGAACGCCCGCAATCGCCGCGTCTTGCCGAGTTTTTGAAAAACACGCGGTTTTAA
- a CDS encoding amino acid ABC transporter permease yields the protein MYESPSWLHELWVAREVLWQGFLTSVQVSALAILLGTMVGIVAGLVLTYGKFWMRAPFRFYVDIIRGTPVFVLVLACFYMAPALGWQISAFQAGALGLTLFCGSHVAEIVRGALQALPSGQMEASKAIGLTFFQSLGYVLLPQALRQILPTWVNSSTEIVKASTLLSVIGVAELLLSTQQIIARTFMTLEFYLFAGFLFFVINYAIELLGRHIEKRVALP from the coding sequence ATGTACGAATCGCCCAGTTGGTTGCATGAATTGTGGGTTGCCCGCGAAGTGTTGTGGCAAGGCTTTTTGACCAGTGTGCAGGTGTCGGCCCTGGCGATTTTGCTGGGCACGATGGTCGGTATCGTTGCCGGTCTGGTGCTGACTTACGGCAAGTTCTGGATGCGCGCACCGTTCCGTTTCTACGTGGACATTATTCGCGGCACACCGGTGTTTGTGCTGGTGCTGGCCTGCTTCTATATGGCGCCGGCGCTGGGCTGGCAGATCAGCGCGTTCCAGGCCGGTGCCTTGGGGCTGACGCTGTTCTGCGGTTCCCACGTCGCCGAGATTGTGCGCGGTGCGCTGCAAGCGTTGCCGAGCGGACAGATGGAAGCGAGCAAGGCGATTGGCCTGACGTTTTTTCAATCCCTCGGCTACGTGCTGTTACCCCAGGCGTTGCGGCAGATCCTGCCGACCTGGGTCAACTCGTCCACCGAGATCGTCAAGGCCTCGACGCTGTTGTCGGTGATCGGTGTGGCCGAGCTGTTGCTCAGCACCCAGCAGATCATCGCCCGGACGTTCATGACCCTCGAGTTTTACCTGTTCGCCGGATTTCTGTTTTTCGTCATCAACTACGCCATCGAATTACTCGGCCGGCACATTGAAAAGCGGGTGGCCTTGCCATGA
- a CDS encoding amino acid ABC transporter permease: MNYQLNFAAVWRDFDTLLAGLGLGLELALVSIAIGCVIGLLMAFALLSKHRALRVLASVYVTVIRNTPILVLILLIYFALPSLGIRLDKIPSFIITLSLYAGAYLTEVFRGGLLSIPKGQREAGLAIGLGEWQVKAYVTVPVMLRNVLPALSNNFISLFKDTSLAAAIAVPELTYYARKINVESYRVIETWMVTTALYVAACYLIAMMLRYLEQRLAIRR; encoded by the coding sequence ATGAACTATCAGTTGAACTTTGCCGCCGTGTGGCGCGATTTCGACACCTTGCTGGCGGGGCTCGGTCTGGGCCTCGAGCTGGCGCTGGTGTCGATCGCCATCGGCTGCGTGATTGGCCTGCTGATGGCGTTTGCCTTGCTGTCAAAGCATCGCGCGTTGCGGGTGCTGGCGTCGGTGTATGTGACGGTGATCCGTAATACGCCGATCCTGGTGTTGATTCTGTTGATTTACTTCGCCTTGCCGAGTCTCGGGATTCGTCTGGACAAGATCCCGTCGTTCATCATCACCCTGTCGCTGTATGCCGGGGCGTACCTGACGGAAGTGTTCCGTGGCGGCTTGCTGAGCATTCCCAAGGGGCAGCGCGAAGCCGGGTTGGCGATCGGTCTGGGCGAGTGGCAGGTCAAGGCCTACGTCACCGTTCCGGTGATGCTGCGCAACGTGTTGCCGGCGCTGTCGAACAACTTCATTTCGCTGTTCAAGGACACCTCGCTGGCGGCGGCGATTGCCGTGCCGGAGCTGACCTATTACGCGCGCAAGATCAATGTCGAGAGCTACCGGGTGATTGAAACCTGGATGGTGACCACGGCGCTCTATGTTGCGGCCTGTTACCTCATTGCCATGATGCTGCGTTACCTCGAGCAGCGTCTGGCGATCCGCCGATAG
- a CDS encoding transporter substrate-binding domain-containing protein — protein MHRRPSLLKACVFLFAASAAAMGVAQAADSKLDSVLARGKLIVGTGSTNAPWHFQGADGKLQGFDIDIGHMIAKGLFNDPTKVEYVVQSSDARIPNLLTDKVDISCQFITVTASRAQQVAFTLPYYREGVGLLLPANSKYKEIEDLKAAGDSVTVAVLQNVYAEELVHQALPKAKVDQYDSVDLMYQAVNSGRADAAATDQSSVKYLMVQNPGRYRSPTYAWSPQTYACAVKRGDQDWLNFVNTTLHEAMTGVEFPAYAASFKQWFGVDLPTPAIGFPVEFK, from the coding sequence ATGCATCGCCGACCTTCCTTGTTAAAAGCGTGTGTTTTTCTCTTTGCGGCTTCGGCTGCTGCCATGGGTGTGGCCCAGGCGGCGGACAGCAAGCTCGATAGCGTGCTGGCCCGCGGGAAGCTGATCGTGGGGACGGGCAGTACCAACGCGCCATGGCATTTCCAGGGAGCGGATGGCAAGTTGCAGGGTTTTGATATTGATATCGGGCACATGATTGCCAAGGGTCTGTTCAACGACCCGACCAAGGTTGAATACGTGGTGCAGTCCTCCGATGCGCGGATTCCCAACCTGCTGACCGACAAAGTCGACATCAGTTGCCAGTTCATCACCGTGACCGCCAGTCGTGCCCAGCAAGTGGCGTTCACACTGCCGTACTACCGCGAAGGTGTCGGCCTGCTGTTGCCGGCGAACAGCAAGTACAAGGAAATCGAAGACCTGAAAGCCGCGGGCGACAGCGTCACCGTAGCCGTGCTGCAGAACGTGTACGCCGAAGAGCTGGTGCATCAGGCATTGCCCAAGGCCAAGGTCGATCAGTACGACAGCGTGGACCTGATGTATCAGGCCGTTAACTCCGGCCGTGCCGACGCCGCCGCTACCGATCAGTCGTCGGTGAAATACCTGATGGTGCAGAACCCCGGCCGCTATCGCAGCCCGACCTACGCCTGGAGCCCGCAAACCTACGCCTGCGCCGTCAAACGCGGCGATCAGGACTGGCTGAACTTCGTCAATACCACCTTGCATGAAGCCATGACCGGCGTTGAGTTCCCGGCGTACGCGGCCTCCTTCAAGCAGTGGTTCGGTGTCGATCTGCCTACCCCAGCCATCGGTTTCCCCGTCGAATTCAAATGA
- a CDS encoding TerC family protein: MEWIADPTAWLGLLTLIVLELVLGIDNLVFIAILADKLPPEQRDRARLIGLSLALLMRLGLLASISWLVTLTQPLFEVFDKSFSGRDLIMLFGGVFLLFKATMELHERLEGHVSERSSSTTYALFWPIVAQIVVLDAVFSLDAVITAVGMVDELAVMMIAVIISIGLMIIASKPLTRFVNAHPTVIMLCLGFLMMIGFALTAEGLGFHIPKGYLYAAIGFSILIEIFNQIARARRKKSMQGLRPMRERTAHAVLRLLGGRKLAEEEVGEEIADLLENGEAPSEVLFDRRERIMISGVLQLAERPIRTLMTVRADVDHIDLSDDAETIRTRLMHSSYSRLPLIRDGAVDEPLGFVHKKELLKECLAGNEPGLEQLVRKTINLLDSYSILNALEQMRQASTHIAFVVNEFGDFVGVLTMTDILESIAGELPDASAIEGPDVIEEKGGFIVSGALNLARVRQRTGFAAEPTDDYQTLAGLVVSLLDRLPMMGDSHEWEGWRMTVMSVEERRVTRVRLMRIGQ; encoded by the coding sequence ATGGAATGGATAGCTGACCCCACCGCGTGGCTGGGCCTGTTGACGTTGATCGTGCTGGAGCTGGTGCTCGGCATCGACAACCTGGTGTTTATCGCGATCCTCGCGGACAAACTGCCGCCCGAACAGCGCGACCGCGCGCGACTCATCGGTTTGTCGTTGGCCTTGCTGATGCGCCTGGGCCTGCTGGCGAGTATTTCCTGGCTGGTGACCCTGACCCAGCCGTTGTTCGAGGTGTTCGACAAGAGTTTCTCCGGTCGTGACCTGATCATGTTGTTCGGTGGTGTGTTCCTGTTGTTCAAAGCCACCATGGAATTGCATGAGCGACTCGAAGGCCATGTCAGCGAGCGCTCTTCGAGTACGACTTACGCATTGTTCTGGCCGATCGTCGCGCAGATCGTCGTGCTCGACGCGGTGTTCTCCCTGGACGCGGTGATTACCGCCGTGGGCATGGTCGATGAACTGGCGGTGATGATGATCGCGGTGATCATTTCCATCGGTCTGATGATCATCGCCAGCAAACCGCTGACCCGATTCGTCAACGCCCACCCAACGGTAATCATGCTGTGCCTGGGGTTCCTGATGATGATCGGCTTCGCGCTGACCGCCGAAGGCCTGGGCTTCCACATTCCGAAGGGCTACCTGTACGCCGCCATCGGTTTCTCGATCCTGATCGAAATCTTCAACCAGATCGCCCGGGCGCGGCGCAAGAAGTCGATGCAAGGCCTGCGACCGATGCGTGAGCGCACGGCCCACGCGGTGCTGCGTTTGCTGGGCGGTCGTAAGCTGGCGGAGGAAGAGGTCGGCGAGGAGATCGCGGACCTGCTGGAAAACGGCGAAGCGCCGAGTGAAGTGCTGTTCGACCGACGTGAGCGGATCATGATCAGTGGTGTGCTGCAACTGGCCGAGCGGCCGATTCGCACATTGATGACGGTCCGCGCCGACGTTGACCACATCGACTTGTCCGACGATGCCGAGACCATTCGTACGCGCCTTATGCATTCGTCCTATTCGCGCTTGCCGCTGATTCGCGATGGCGCGGTGGATGAGCCGCTGGGTTTCGTGCACAAGAAGGAATTGCTCAAGGAATGCCTGGCCGGCAACGAACCGGGTCTTGAGCAACTGGTGCGCAAGACCATCAATCTGCTGGACAGTTATTCGATTCTGAATGCCTTGGAGCAGATGCGCCAGGCTTCTACGCACATTGCGTTCGTGGTCAATGAATTCGGTGACTTCGTCGGGGTGTTGACCATGACCGACATTCTGGAGTCGATTGCCGGTGAGTTGCCTGACGCCAGCGCAATTGAAGGTCCGGACGTCATTGAAGAGAAGGGCGGCTTTATCGTCAGCGGTGCATTGAACCTGGCGAGGGTGCGTCAGCGGACCGGGTTTGCAGCAGAACCGACCGACGACTATCAAACCCTCGCCGGGTTGGTGGTGAGTCTGTTGGATCGCCTGCCGATGATGGGTGACAGCCATGAGTGGGAAGGCTGGCGGATGACGGTCATGTCGGTTGAAGAGCGGCGGGTGACGCGGGTTCGGCTGATGCGGATCGGCCAGTAG
- the wecB gene encoding non-hydrolyzing UDP-N-acetylglucosamine 2-epimerase: MSFNIMMVFGTRPEAIKMAPLARVLRQWPGVTLNICSTGQHREMLKQVLDSFELTVDQDLQVMTQGQTLNGLSQQLLIHLDQAYERVKPDIVLVHGDTTTSFIAALAAFNRQLPIGHVEAGLRTGNLRAPWPEEANRRLTCVLADLHFTPTTKGENNLLREGTPKASIEVTGNTVIDALLWMRTHQQEINWHPAVDSPLAVLDDTRRMVLITGHRRENFGDGFRNICLALADLALRYPDVQFVYPVHLNPQVQKAVYGVLSDKPNIYLVAPQDYQHFVWLMGRAHFILTDSGGVQEEAPAIGKPVLVLRDVTERPSVLEGGTVLLVGTDTDRIVKQSCLLLDDDAHFERMSRVHSPYGDGHASERIATRLCQWLSERSAAVKAR, from the coding sequence ATGTCTTTCAACATCATGATGGTTTTCGGTACTCGGCCGGAGGCCATCAAGATGGCGCCGCTCGCCAGAGTGCTGCGTCAATGGCCCGGGGTCACATTGAACATCTGCTCCACCGGTCAACACCGGGAGATGCTCAAACAGGTGCTGGACTCCTTCGAGCTGACGGTCGACCAGGACCTGCAGGTGATGACTCAAGGTCAGACACTCAACGGTCTTTCCCAGCAACTGCTGATTCACCTCGACCAGGCTTACGAGCGGGTGAAGCCCGATATCGTGCTGGTCCACGGTGATACCACCACCAGCTTCATCGCCGCCCTCGCCGCCTTCAATCGCCAACTGCCCATCGGCCACGTCGAGGCCGGTTTGCGCACTGGCAACCTGCGTGCACCCTGGCCGGAAGAAGCCAACCGACGCCTGACCTGCGTCCTCGCCGACCTGCATTTCACTCCGACCACCAAGGGTGAAAACAACCTGCTGCGCGAGGGCACGCCCAAGGCCAGTATTGAAGTCACCGGCAATACGGTGATCGACGCGCTGCTGTGGATGCGCACTCACCAACAGGAGATCAACTGGCATCCGGCCGTCGACTCGCCGCTGGCGGTGCTCGACGACACCCGACGCATGGTGCTGATCACCGGCCACCGCCGGGAGAACTTCGGCGACGGTTTCCGCAACATCTGCCTGGCCCTCGCCGACCTCGCGCTGCGCTACCCCGATGTGCAATTCGTCTACCCGGTGCACCTCAATCCGCAGGTGCAGAAAGCGGTGTATGGCGTGCTGTCGGACAAGCCGAACATTTACCTGGTGGCGCCGCAGGATTATCAGCATTTCGTCTGGCTGATGGGCCGCGCGCACTTTATCCTCACCGATTCCGGCGGCGTCCAGGAAGAGGCCCCGGCCATCGGCAAGCCGGTGTTGGTTCTGCGCGATGTCACCGAGCGACCTTCCGTGCTTGAAGGCGGGACCGTGTTGCTGGTGGGCACCGACACCGACCGCATCGTCAAGCAAAGCTGCCTGCTGCTGGATGACGACGCTCACTTCGAGCGCATGAGTCGTGTCCACAGCCCCTACGGCGACGGCCACGCCAGCGAACGCATCGCCACTCGACTGTGCCAGTGGCTGAGCGAGCGCTCGGCGGCGGTCAAAGCACGATGA
- the nfrB gene encoding cyclic di-3',5'-guanylate-activated glycosyltransferase NfrB: MSFDLVDFFAYVLFGLKYLAIALALLMFLLGLDDLFIDLVYWGRKLVRRWRIYEKFKRADEERLYAIAEKPLAIMVPAWNEVGVVGEMARLAASTLDYENYQIFVGTYPNDAETQADVDAVCRHYPNVHKVVCARPGPTSKADCLNNVIDAILRFESEAKIQFAGFILHDAEDVISPMELRLFNYLLPAKDLIQIPVYPYAPEWRGFTAGHYVDEFAENHGKDVIVREAMTGQVPSAGVGTCFSRKAITALLEDGDGIAFDVQSLTEDYDIGFRLKQKGMKCIFARYSVTDPKLALDQPWAFGMDRVFSQVICVREHFPRDFQHAIRQKSRWIVGIVFQGTKNLGWSPTGVLNYFLWRDRRGMIAYLLSFLVNLLCIVLLAMWLMTVIAPTAWRYPSILSNSPLLATLLWLNGLMLINRLFQRGWFVTRYYGLVEGLLSAPRMIWSNFINFFANVRALRQVMEMGDSRRVAWDKTTHEFPALTKAQRTPLGHRLVEKGLLSEEQLEAAITNPIRRRLGHELLLREHINSTQLVETLAEQLDLEWAPLNPFKLDKRLIDAVPRKIASHYGVLPVAEDGNTLVLASEGPVSQVSLGAISRQLKRPVRCRLAPQGRVTLGIRYWYASPRQNEEVHHMLEVLERHQDDEALLERVSHHQVLLGNLLQVRGMVPPSLFNQALIDFDAEHMSLGEHLISRGMITQEVLEQALADQASEQHAAFRIVREVA, translated from the coding sequence ATGAGTTTCGATTTAGTCGATTTTTTTGCCTACGTCCTGTTCGGTCTCAAGTACCTCGCGATCGCCCTGGCGTTGTTGATGTTCCTCCTCGGGCTCGATGATCTGTTCATCGATCTCGTGTACTGGGGCCGCAAGCTGGTTCGGCGCTGGCGAATCTATGAAAAATTCAAGCGCGCCGATGAGGAACGCCTGTACGCCATCGCGGAAAAACCGCTGGCGATCATGGTTCCGGCATGGAACGAAGTGGGCGTGGTGGGTGAAATGGCGCGTCTTGCGGCGTCGACGCTCGATTACGAGAACTATCAGATTTTCGTCGGTACGTACCCCAACGATGCCGAGACCCAGGCCGACGTCGATGCAGTCTGCCGGCACTATCCCAACGTGCACAAAGTGGTCTGCGCCCGCCCCGGCCCCACCAGTAAGGCCGACTGCCTGAACAACGTCATCGACGCGATCCTGCGCTTTGAAAGCGAGGCGAAAATCCAGTTTGCCGGGTTCATTCTGCACGATGCCGAAGACGTGATTTCACCTATGGAATTGCGCCTCTTCAACTACCTGCTGCCGGCCAAGGACCTGATCCAGATTCCGGTCTATCCCTATGCACCGGAGTGGCGAGGCTTCACCGCCGGGCACTACGTCGACGAGTTCGCTGAAAACCATGGCAAGGACGTTATCGTCCGCGAAGCCATGACCGGCCAGGTGCCCAGCGCCGGCGTCGGCACCTGCTTCAGCCGTAAAGCCATCACGGCCCTGCTGGAAGACGGCGACGGCATTGCCTTCGACGTGCAGAGCCTGACCGAAGACTACGACATCGGGTTTCGACTCAAGCAAAAAGGCATGAAGTGCATCTTCGCCCGTTACTCGGTGACCGACCCGAAACTGGCGCTTGACCAGCCCTGGGCGTTTGGCATGGACCGTGTGTTTTCCCAGGTGATCTGCGTTCGCGAACATTTCCCCCGGGACTTTCAGCATGCTATCCGCCAGAAATCCCGATGGATCGTCGGCATCGTCTTTCAGGGCACCAAGAACCTCGGCTGGAGCCCCACAGGCGTGCTCAACTATTTCCTGTGGCGCGACCGTCGCGGCATGATCGCTTACCTGCTGAGTTTCCTGGTCAACCTGCTGTGCATCGTGCTGCTGGCGATGTGGCTGATGACGGTGATTGCACCGACCGCCTGGCGCTATCCGTCGATCCTGTCCAACAGCCCACTGCTCGCGACGCTCTTGTGGCTCAACGGTTTGATGCTGATCAATCGGCTGTTCCAGCGTGGCTGGTTCGTCACGCGTTACTACGGACTGGTCGAAGGCCTGTTGTCGGCACCGCGCATGATATGGAGCAACTTCATCAACTTCTTCGCCAACGTGCGGGCGCTGCGCCAGGTCATGGAAATGGGCGATTCGCGCCGCGTGGCATGGGACAAGACCACCCATGAATTCCCGGCCCTGACCAAGGCCCAGCGCACGCCGCTGGGTCATCGCCTGGTGGAGAAAGGCCTGCTCAGCGAAGAGCAACTGGAAGCGGCGATCACCAACCCGATACGCCGCCGACTGGGCCACGAACTGCTGTTGCGCGAACACATCAACAGCACGCAACTGGTGGAAACCCTCGCCGAACAACTGGACCTTGAATGGGCGCCACTGAACCCGTTCAAACTCGACAAGCGCCTGATCGACGCCGTGCCGCGCAAGATCGCCTCCCACTACGGCGTGCTGCCGGTGGCCGAGGACGGCAACACGCTGGTGCTCGCCTCTGAAGGGCCGGTGAGTCAGGTATCCCTCGGCGCCATCAGCCGTCAATTGAAACGCCCGGTGCGCTGCCGTCTCGCGCCTCAGGGCCGGGTCACGCTGGGCATCCGCTATTGGTACGCCAGCCCCCGTCAGAACGAGGAAGTCCACCACATGCTCGAAGTGCTTGAGCGTCATCAGGACGATGAAGCCTTGCTCGAACGCGTCAGTCATCACCAGGTGCTGTTGGGCAATCTGCTGCAAGTGCGCGGCATGGTCCCGCCGAGTCTGTTCAATCAGGCCTTGATCGACTTCGATGCCGAGCACATGTCTTTGGGTGAACACCTGATCTCGCGCGGCATGATCACTCAGGAAGTGCTTGAACAAGCCCTGGCTGATCAGGCCAGCGAACAGCATGCTGCCTTCCGTATTGTCCGGGAGGTCGCATGA